The genomic window CACCCTACCAGGTTTTACCACAGCTACCCAGAGTTCCGGGTTACCCTTACCAGAACCCATACGCGTTTCAGCCGGTTTCCTCGTAAGAGGCTTATCCGGGAATATTTTGATCCAGACCTTACCTCCCCTTCTTACATATCTGGTTATAGCAACCCTGCACGCTTCAATCTGATTTGCCGTTATCCAGCCGGGTTCCAGTGCCTGTATTGCATAATCTCCATAAGTAATGGTGTTTCCTCTTGTAGCTTTACCTTTTATCCTGCCTTTTTGCATCTTTCTGAACTTTGTCCTTTTC from Caldanaerobius fijiensis DSM 17918 includes these protein-coding regions:
- the rplP gene encoding 50S ribosomal protein L16 — translated: MLMPKRTKFRKMQKGRIKGKATRGNTITYGDYAIQALEPGWITANQIEACRVAITRYVRRGGKVWIKIFPDKPLTRKPAETRMGSGKGNPELWVAVVKPGRVLFEIGGIPEETAREALRLAMYKLPIKTKFIKREEMGGEANES